The Candidatus Hydrogenedentota bacterium region GGGTAGCATACCGAATTCTTGCAGTTGCAGTCAAGTTCGTGGTGCGGCTATGTTGGCGGGACGCGCGGGCGATTGCCGGAACGGAGGTCTGCGCTCGCAGCTATGCGGCAACGTTGCGGCACGGGTGGCCGTGCGCGCACGGGCCGGGGAGGAGTGGTTCTATGGTTTCGGATGCGATGCGGCGGCTCGCGATCCATGGGGGGCCGATGGTGCGCCCCACGCCGTGGACGCCGCGCCGCCTGTTTGATGAGGCGGAGAAACGGGCGGTGTGCGGCCTGTTCGACGCGGCGATGGCGTCGGGCGAGGCATTCGGTTATGACGGCGCGCCGGAGCAGGCGTATTGCCGCGCGTTCGCGGCGTACATGGGCGGGGGCTTCGCGGATGCGGTCAGTTCGGGTTCGGCCGCGGTCTATGTGGCGTTGCGCGCGCTGGCTATCGAGCCGTTCACGGAGGTGATCGTGCCGCCGGTGACGGATATGGGCGGGGTCATGCCTGTGCCCGTGTGCAGTTGCATCCCGGTCGTGGCGGACACCGCCCCGCGCAGCTATCTCGTGGGGCCGGAGCAGATCGCGGACCGGATCACGGAACGCACGAGCGCAATCATCGTGGCGCATATCGCGGGGCTGGCATGCGACATGGACCCGATCATGGACATGGCGCGAGCCCGGGGCATCCCGGTCATCGAGGACTGCGCGCAGGCGCATGGCGCAACCTACAAGGGGCGGCCCGTGGGCGCGTTCGGCGACGTGGCCGCGTTTTCGACGATGTCCGGCAAGCATCACGCGACGGGCGCGCAGGGCGGGGTGGTTTACACGCAGCGCGAGGACCTCTACTGGAAGTCGCGCCGCGCGTCGGACCGGGGCAAGCCGTTCGGTCTCGAGGGCGAGGATACGAACGTCGTCTGCACGCTGAATTTCAATTCGAACGACTTGGCGTGCTCCATCGGCCTGGTTCAATTGCAGAAGCTGCCCGCCATCCTCGAAGGGCGCCGCAAGGCCGCGCGCGCGCTGGCGGAGTGCTGCGAAACGCTGGAAACGGTCCGGGTCGATCTGGGCCTGCCCGATTCCGACGGCGCATTCTGGTTTTTGGTGTTCGAGCTGGACACGGACAAGGTCTCGTGCGGCGTGGCGGCGTTCGCGGCGGCGCTCGAAGCAGAGGGCATGCCGTTCTTCGCGCGGTATACGCAGCCCTTTACGCGCCATCGGTGGTACAGGGAGCGGGCCGTATTCGGATCGAGCGGCTATCCGTGGTCGTGCCCGCTTTACAAAGGCGACCCGGACCGCAAGTACCCCCTGCCGAACATGGATGACGCGCATACGCGGCTGTTCGGGCTGCGTGTTCATGAGAACCTGACGGACGCGGACGTCGAGGACGCGTTTGCGGCGCTGTGCAAGGTGGAGGCGGCCTATCTGAAATAGCGGCTTTTCCGGCCCCGCGAGAAGATTGTTGTTGCTTTTCCGGCGCGGCGCTGATATTTTGGTACCGGTGTTGGTGTTCTGCTCGTGCACCGGCCGAAGAACTCGACGCGCGTCTTCGACGCGTCCGTGGTTCGGTTCTGACGGAATGGGCAAGGGGACAGTCGAAGACAGCGAGCCTATTCAACGGTGAGGACACGCGGGGACGCGAGCGGAGTTCTCTCAGGAGGAGCGCGCCTTGCTCTTGCAGGGCGTGGGGAGATCGCGGTGTGCGGACCTGTGCCCGGGACGGGCATGTGGAAGGAGGAACGACTCATGAAAAGGGTGGCAGGGCAGGTGTGTCTTTTCGCATTGACGGGGGCTCTTCTCCTAAGCGTGGATGTCTGGGGCGACACGTTTGAGGTGGAAAGCGCCTCCAGCGGCGGGGCGGGGTCTTTGCGGGCGGCCATCATGGCGGTAAACGCGGAAACGTCCGGCAACCATCAGATTATCTTTGCGGACTCCTATATGACTGTCAACTTGACGTCCGCGCTGCCCGCGCTCACGTACGCGGGCGGCACGGTCACCATATCCGGCAGCGGCGCGATACTCAACGGCAGCGGTCTGTCCGGTTCGGAAGTCGGCCTCCATTTTCAGGGCGGGCCGGTGTTTCTTGAAGACATGGACATCGTTTATTTCCCCTCTCACGGGATTCAGATCGAGGCGGACGGCTCGGCTGTTGCGCAATGCAAGATCGGCTCGCGGGGCAGCACGGACATGGGGAATGGCGGGAACGGCATTCACGTGAACGGGGCGGTGGATATCACCATTGGCGGCGCGAAAGGCGGCAACGTCATTTCGGGCAACGACTTGAGCGGCATTTACGTGATTGGTTCGGAAGACGTTACGATCACGCGAAACAAGATCGGCCTGAACGATGTCGGGCGCGCCCCGCTGGGCAATGGCCAGTCGGGCATCCAGATTGTCGCATCCGAGCTCTGCCGCGTGGGTTCTTCGAGCACGGCGGACCGCAACTACATAGCGGCGAACGGCGCCGACGGCGTGCTCATCAATGCATCGAATGATTGCTCGGTCAAGGGCAACTACATCGGCATTGACACGCTGCAGGCGGCACAGCCGAATGGCGGCGCGGGCGTACAGGTGGCGGTGGGGCAGGACAACCAAATCGGCGGCACGGTCGCCGACGAAGGCAACGTGATTTCCGGAAACACCGGCAGCGGGATCGTGGTCTCCGAACCTGCATCCGAGACCCGAGTGTTTGGCAACCGGATAGGGACGAACGAGGCTGGCACGTCCGCCATCCCGAACGGTTTCGCGGGCGTGCATCTGGCCGGCGGTTTTCTCAACGAGATAGGCGGCGGCGAGGAAGGCGCCGGGAACACGATCTCGGGCAATGCCCAGGCCGGCGTGCTGGTGCAGAGCATTACGACGGCGAACAGCATCGAGGGGAACTACATCGGAACGGACGCGAATGGGCAGTCCGCCATCCCGAATCTGTACGGCGTGTTTTTTGATCGCGCCTCCAGCAACACCCTGGGCGGCACCGAGCCGGGCGAGGGCAACGTCATCTCCGGCAACACCTCCAGCGGCGTCCGGATGGACGGCACGGAAACGGAAGCTTGTTCGCTGAATTTCGTTCTGGGGAACCGGGTTGGTCTCCGCGCGGACGGCGCGGCCGCGATCCCGAACGGGGCCGAGGGCATCTTGCTCCAGAACGCCGCCAGCAACTTTATCGGCGGCAGCGAACTGGGTTCGGGCAACATCATTTCCGGCAATACTACGAACGGCATATCCATGACCGGCGAATTTGTGGGCGAAAACGTCGTCGCCGGGAACTGGATCGGCCTCGATGGCGGCGGCGCGGCCGCGGTGCCCAACGGCGGGGATGGTGTGCTAGTGCGCGGCGCGGACAACGAAATCGGCGGCATGGACGCGGGCGCAGGCAACATTATTTCCGGCAACACGGGGTGCGGCGTGCGCGTCGACGGCGTGGAAAGCAGCGGCACCATCGTCAAAGGTAATTGGGTCGGCGTGAACGTCGAGGGCACGGCGACGGTACCGAACGAGGCGGCGGGCGTGCTCGTCCAGAGTTCCTCCGATAACGTCATTGGCGGCGCGGAATCCGGCGCGGCAAACTACATCTCTGGAAACACAGGAGGCGGCGTAGAAATCTCGGGCGATGTAACCCCGGTGACCAACAATATTATTCAGGGCAATATCATAGGGCTCCTGCCCAACCCCGAGAAAACGGTAAAATCAAACGGCGGCGCGGGTATCCGTCTCACGGGCCCGGTTTCGGCGACTTTGGTCGGCGGTATGGCCGCGGGGGAACCCAACATCATCGCTTACAGCCTGAACGGCGGTATCTGGCTTAACGCCGGCGCTGCGCAGAACACCTTCACCAGGAACGCGATCTACGGCAATTCCGTGGGGGGCATTGTCCTCGACGCGGGCACGAACGGCGACATCGAGGCACCGCAACTGGTGCAGATTGGCGAAACGATTAGCGGTTACGCGCCGCCGAATAGCGTGGTGGAACTTTTTGCCGACAAGGGGGGCCAGGGTGAGACCTATCTCACGTCTACCACGGCCGATGGCGGCGGTAATTTCACTGTGACGGGCCTGAACCTGATGCCGTACGGTGGCCTGAACATGACCGCCACGTGCACCGATACTACGGGCAACACCTCGGAGTTCAGCGACCCCGGTGCGATTCCGGAAGTGCCCGTGGAGATGTCGATGCTGCGGGATACGCCCGCGCTCTACTATCCGAATCAGGTCATTGAGATCACGGTTCAGTTGACGTACTCGGGCAGTGACCCGCTGACCAACGTGGCCGTCCAGGAAACACCGCCCGCGGGCTGGATGTTCTATGACTATGTGAACGGCCCCGCCCCCGATTCGCAGCCTGGTTCTCTTACTCCGGGCCCCTTCACGTTTGTCTGGAATTCGGCGATTCCATCGTTCCCCATGGAATTCACGTACAGCGTATACGTGCCGCAGACTCAAGTAGGTCAGGTGACCTTCTCGGGAATTGCGGGATATCAGACCGGGGGACCTTATGAGATTCAAACCGAACCCGTTGAATCGGTCATTGAGGAAGGGATACCCGAAATCGTGATGTCGCGCACGGTGAACGCAACGTACTCACCAGGAAATACGTTTGATGTCATCCTGCATTTCGAGTACCTGGCAGGTCCGCCCACGGTCAGCGTGTTCGCGGTGGAAGAGGTTGCGCCTCCCGGCTGGACCTTCGTCGGACTGCTCGCGGGCGACCTGCCCTCCAATGGCCCGGATATTGGTGAGGAAGGCGGGTTCAACTTTAATTACTCGCCCGGAGAAATACCGGCATTCCCGATTGAATTCTCGTATCGCGTCCAGGTCCCGGGCGGTCAAGCGGGAATAGTCAGTTTCTGGGGTCATGCGGGATTCCGGCTCCAGGGCGTAGACAGAGAGTATTTGTCGAACACGGTGTATTCGGACGTGAACCCGCCGGGCGGCGAAGGTGAGGGCGAAGGCGAGGGTGAAGGCGAGGGCGAAGGCGAGGGCGAAGGCGAGGGTGAATGCGCCGATGAATGGCACACAGCCGACCAGGACCACAGCAGCGAGGTGGAACTGACGGAACTGCTGCGCGTCATTCAATTCTACAACTCCGGCGGGTTCCATTGTGCGGACGACCCCGGGTCGACAGAGGACGGATTCGTGCCGGGCGCCGGTGCGAATTACTCCTGCTGTCCGCACGACAGCGACTATGCGCCCAGCGGGCCAGACTGGGCCATTGCGCTTACGGAACTGCTGCGCGTCATTCAATTCTACAACTCGGGCGGTTACCACTACTGCCCGGGCGATGGTACGGAGGACGGTTTCTGCCCGGGGCCGTGAACCGGGCGTAGCACATTCGTGGCGTGCCTTCCGCCAGGCCGGCGAGCCCGGCGGAAGGCCATAGGCGTTTGACGAGGAGAACATTCCGGGATGCGGCGGGGTTCTGGCCGGCGTATGGAACTTATCTCGTCGTGTGGGGAGGACGCGTTGCCGGAATGTTCGCAACGGGACTGTGCGAGGAGGCACGTGTCATGCATATGCTGGGCAGAAACGTGATTCTGATTGCGCTGACGACGGGGGTGGTGCTGGTTCCCTGCGGCTGGGGCGCGGAATTTGAAGTGACCACCGCGGCGGATTCCGGCGCCGGCTCGTTGCGCGCGGCCATCGAGGGCGTCAACGCGCAGAGTTCCGGCGACCATGCAATTACCTTTGCAGCCGACACATATCTCATCAACCTGGCTTCCGCGCTGCCCGCGCTTACGTACGACGGCGGCACGGTTACGATCACGGCCCGCGGCGCCGTGCTCAACGGGAACACGCTTTCCGGCGGCGAAACCGGCTTGCATTTCCAGGGGGGGCCGGTGATTCTGGAAGAGCTGGACGTAATCAACTTTCCCTCTCACGGCATTCATATCGAGGCGCCCGGCTCGCGGGTATCCAAATGCAGTATCGGCACCCGGGGCAGTACGGACATGGGCAATGGCGGCCACGGCATCTATGTCGACCATGCGAACGATGTGACGATCGGCGGGCCGGAAGGCACTAACACCATCTCGGCAAACGGACTCTGCGGCGTTTACGTCGCGTCCAGCACGGGCGTCACGATCAGCCGGAACCGAATCGGGTTGAACAGCGTTGCCCAGGATCCGCTGGGGAACGGGCAGGACGGGATTCGCCTTCTGAGTACAGCCGCATGCATGATTGGCTCGACCGAGGCGGCAGACCGGAATTACATAGGCGCGAACGGCGGCTGCGGGATTCACATGCAGCGGGCCGATAACACGTCCGTTTTTGGAAATTACGTGGGCCTCGATGTTTCACAGGAGCCGCAGCCCAACGCTCTGGACGGCGTGCATGTCATGAATTGCAGCGGCGTCCAAATCGGCGGGTCCGCGGCGCAAAGGAGCAACGTGATTTCCAGCAACGGCGGCAACGGCGTGCTGATCACCGACGGAAGCGCG contains the following coding sequences:
- a CDS encoding DegT/DnrJ/EryC1/StrS aminotransferase family protein, which gives rise to MVSDAMRRLAIHGGPMVRPTPWTPRRLFDEAEKRAVCGLFDAAMASGEAFGYDGAPEQAYCRAFAAYMGGGFADAVSSGSAAVYVALRALAIEPFTEVIVPPVTDMGGVMPVPVCSCIPVVADTAPRSYLVGPEQIADRITERTSAIIVAHIAGLACDMDPIMDMARARGIPVIEDCAQAHGATYKGRPVGAFGDVAAFSTMSGKHHATGAQGGVVYTQREDLYWKSRRASDRGKPFGLEGEDTNVVCTLNFNSNDLACSIGLVQLQKLPAILEGRRKAARALAECCETLETVRVDLGLPDSDGAFWFLVFELDTDKVSCGVAAFAAALEAEGMPFFARYTQPFTRHRWYRERAVFGSSGYPWSCPLYKGDPDRKYPLPNMDDAHTRLFGLRVHENLTDADVEDAFAALCKVEAAYLK
- a CDS encoding right-handed parallel beta-helix repeat-containing protein, which produces MKRVAGQVCLFALTGALLLSVDVWGDTFEVESASSGGAGSLRAAIMAVNAETSGNHQIIFADSYMTVNLTSALPALTYAGGTVTISGSGAILNGSGLSGSEVGLHFQGGPVFLEDMDIVYFPSHGIQIEADGSAVAQCKIGSRGSTDMGNGGNGIHVNGAVDITIGGAKGGNVISGNDLSGIYVIGSEDVTITRNKIGLNDVGRAPLGNGQSGIQIVASELCRVGSSSTADRNYIAANGADGVLINASNDCSVKGNYIGIDTLQAAQPNGGAGVQVAVGQDNQIGGTVADEGNVISGNTGSGIVVSEPASETRVFGNRIGTNEAGTSAIPNGFAGVHLAGGFLNEIGGGEEGAGNTISGNAQAGVLVQSITTANSIEGNYIGTDANGQSAIPNLYGVFFDRASSNTLGGTEPGEGNVISGNTSSGVRMDGTETEACSLNFVLGNRVGLRADGAAAIPNGAEGILLQNAASNFIGGSELGSGNIISGNTTNGISMTGEFVGENVVAGNWIGLDGGGAAAVPNGGDGVLVRGADNEIGGMDAGAGNIISGNTGCGVRVDGVESSGTIVKGNWVGVNVEGTATVPNEAAGVLVQSSSDNVIGGAESGAANYISGNTGGGVEISGDVTPVTNNIIQGNIIGLLPNPEKTVKSNGGAGIRLTGPVSATLVGGMAAGEPNIIAYSLNGGIWLNAGAAQNTFTRNAIYGNSVGGIVLDAGTNGDIEAPQLVQIGETISGYAPPNSVVELFADKGGQGETYLTSTTADGGGNFTVTGLNLMPYGGLNMTATCTDTTGNTSEFSDPGAIPEVPVEMSMLRDTPALYYPNQVIEITVQLTYSGSDPLTNVAVQETPPAGWMFYDYVNGPAPDSQPGSLTPGPFTFVWNSAIPSFPMEFTYSVYVPQTQVGQVTFSGIAGYQTGGPYEIQTEPVESVIEEGIPEIVMSRTVNATYSPGNTFDVILHFEYLAGPPTVSVFAVEEVAPPGWTFVGLLAGDLPSNGPDIGEEGGFNFNYSPGEIPAFPIEFSYRVQVPGGQAGIVSFWGHAGFRLQGVDREYLSNTVYSDVNPPGGEGEGEGEGEGEGEGEGEGEGECADEWHTADQDHSSEVELTELLRVIQFYNSGGFHCADDPGSTEDGFVPGAGANYSCCPHDSDYAPSGPDWAIALTELLRVIQFYNSGGYHYCPGDGTEDGFCPGP